In Candidatus Dormiibacterota bacterium, the sequence CCGTCCTGGACGTAGACCCGCTGGCGATCGTCGTCGAGGTAGCGGCAGCCGGTGGGCCCCCGCACCGCCAGCCGGCCGACGCAGCCGTCGGGCACCGGGGCGCCGTCGGCGTCGACCACCCGCGCCTCGTATCCGGGGACCGCCCGGCCGGTGGCGCCGGGACGGATGTCGTCGTCGGCCGCGGAGATGAAGATGTGCAGCATCTCGGTGGAGCCGATGCCGTCGATGATCCGGAGCCCGGTGGCCTCGCGCCACGCCTCCCACACCGCGCCCGGCAGCGGCTCCCCCGCGGAGACGCAGCGGCGCAGCGAGGCGAGGCCGGCGAGGGGCAGCCGCAGCATCGCCCGGTAGGCGGTGGGGGCGGTGAAGCAGACGGTGGCGCGGTGGCGCTCGACGGCGGCGGCGAGCAGCTCCGGCGTCGCCCGCTCCAGCAGCAGGCTCGCCGCCCCGGCGCGCATCGGGAACACCACCATCCCGCCCAGCCCGTAGGTGAAGGCCAGCGGCGGGCTGCTGACGAAGAGGTCGTCCGCGGTGGGCCTCACCACGTGCCGCGAGAACGTGTCGGCGATGGCCAGAACGTCACGGTGGGCGTGCATGCAGCCCTTGGGCCGCCCGGTGGTGCCCGAGGTGAACGCGATCAGGCAGACGTCGTCGGCGGCGGTCGGCACCGCGGCGAACCGCTCCGGCCGGCCGGCGCTGAGCCGCACCAGGTCGCCGGCGTCGGTGCCGCCGCAGGGCACCACCGTCAGGCCCGCGGGTGCGGCCAGCTCGAGCTCCTCGAGGAGGCGGGCGTCGCAGAGCGCCAGCACCGGCCGGGCCAGCTCGATGACGGTGGCCAGCTCGCCGGCGCGGAGCAGCGGCATGGTGCTCACCGCCACCGCCCCCACCTTCATCACCGCGAGCCAGCAGGCCACCAGCCAGGGGGTGTTGGCCCCACGGAGCAGCACCCGGTTGCCGGGCACCACCCCCAGCTCGCCGGCGAGCACATGGGCGATGGCGTCGGTGCGGGCGCGCAGCTCGGCGTAGCTCCAGGTCTCGGTGTCGGTGACCAGACAGCGGCGCTCGCCGCCGAGGCGCGCGATGGTGCCGTCGAGCAGCTCCGCTCCGCAGTTGAGCACCTCCGGGCCGCGCAGCTCGGGGAGGTCGAGCAGGAGCGCCGGCCACTGCTCGCGCGGAGGCAGCCGGTCGGCGGTGAAGCGGTCGATGTGTGCGGAGCCCACGACGCCATTGTCGGGAGCGGGAACGAGGCCCGCGTCCCCGAGACACCACTGTCACACCCGCCGCCGGCCGGCCTCGTGGTAGCGGTCCCAGAGCGGGCCCCCGTCCTCGTCCGCCACCGACGCGACCGGCACCGCCGCGACCTCGACCTCGGCCTCCGCCTCGACCTCCTCGGGGCGCCGCGGGGCCACCCGCACCTCGACCAGGGCGGCCTCGTCGCCGGCGATCGCGGTCACCACCGCCGGGGTCTCGTGGAGGCGCGGCAGCCGGCGGGTGTAGGCGCCGTGGACCCCGCCGCCGCGCACCAGGATCACCCCGGTGTCGTCGGCCGAGCTCACCACCACGGTGCCGTCGCGGCCGCACTCGCAGAGGTCCTCGAGGATGCCCTCGAGGTTGACCATGCGCGCCCGCAGCCCGCTGAAC encodes:
- a CDS encoding benzoate-CoA ligase family protein; protein product: MGSAHIDRFTADRLPPREQWPALLLDLPELRGPEVLNCGAELLDGTIARLGGERRCLVTDTETWSYAELRARTDAIAHVLAGELGVVPGNRVLLRGANTPWLVACWLAVMKVGAVAVSTMPLLRAGELATVIELARPVLALCDARLLEELELAAPAGLTVVPCGGTDAGDLVRLSAGRPERFAAVPTAADDVCLIAFTSGTTGRPKGCMHAHRDVLAIADTFSRHVVRPTADDLFVSSPPLAFTYGLGGMVVFPMRAGAASLLLERATPELLAAAVERHRATVCFTAPTAYRAMLRLPLAGLASLRRCVSAGEPLPGAVWEAWREATGLRIIDGIGSTEMLHIFISAADDDIRPGATGRAVPGYEARVVDADGAPVPDGCVGRLAVRGPTGCRYLDDDRQRVYVQDGWNITGDAYIRDADGYFWFQARADDMIISSGYNIAGPEVEEALLRHPDVLEAAVVGVPDADRGSIVKAHVVLREGVPRTAATASELQAFVKRLIAPYKHPRAVEFVDALPRTATGKLQRFRLRPPAGGPEVDRAA